One Cucurbita pepo subsp. pepo cultivar mu-cu-16 chromosome LG11, ASM280686v2, whole genome shotgun sequence DNA window includes the following coding sequences:
- the LOC111805367 gene encoding F-box protein SKIP14 produces the protein MALNFSRRPIFPLHLSEDNIVSPMRIANGYIVEGIPENNVESCGKSWHCGREVDACFDHRNDICSDSSQDPVSKDILDILPADPFGMDISTTFTALTGWLEDMEVDYAECVRDGGGTGERNVELFAGLNFFWNNALKFQAFPEIKGIVQKPDPMCSCDGFLDEKETGDVSCSCDFRSICSMDEVSFADDDPPSCCGQQAAESEEQSCIYSEVDGGAPHAGLSFALCYLGVRDLLSVGRVCKSLHSVVQGDPLLWRNIHIEQPLNEKITDDILLQLSNRALGNLQCLSLVECPRITDEGLKHVLESNPRLTKLCVPGCTRLSIEGVVSSLRAFKLTSIQGVKLLRIGGLFGVTQEHFEELKFLLGSGCSLKPQNSYKPHFYHRGNFYVSCDDERAIDIEKCPRCENLRLVYDCPVDGCQGKEYAAQACRACTLCISRCIQCGRCINENEFVETFSLELLCSGCWKPSLECREERDWREQEDDFFLHG, from the exons ATGGCTCTTAATTTTTCTCGTCGTCCTATCTTTCCTCTGCACCTTTCCGAGGACAACATAGTTTCTCCAATGAGGATTGCTAATGGTTATATTGTCGAGGGCATTCCTGAAAACAACGTGGAAAGCTGTGGAAAGTCATGGCATTGTGGCCGGGAGGTGGATGCTTGTTTTGATCATCGAAATGATATATGTTCAGATAGCTCGCAGGATCCTGTCTCCAAGGACATTCTTGATATTCTGCCTGCGGATCCATTTGGCATGGATATTAGTACCACTTTTACAGCACTTACAGGATGGCTTGAGGACATGGAAGTGGACTATGCTGAGTGTGTTCGCGACGGGGGCGGTACTGGCGAAAGGAATGTCGAGTTATTTGCAGgtctgaattttttttggaacaaCGCTTTGAAGTTCCAAGCGTTTCCTGAGATTAAAGGTATTGTTCAGAAACCTGATCCGATGTGTAGCTGCGATGGGTTTCTGGATGAAAAGGAAACTGGAGATGTGTCCTGCTCTTGTGATTTTAGATCCATTTGTAGTATGGATGAAGTATCTTTTGCTGATGACGATCCTCCTAGTTGTTGTGGGCAGCAGGCTGCAGAATCTGAGGAGCAGAGTTGCATCTATTCGGAGGTAGATGGAGGAGCCCCTCATGCAGGCTTAAGCTTTGCCCTTTGTTATCTGGGTGTTCGGGATTTACTCTCTGTTGGAAGGGTTTGCAAATCTCTGCATTCAGTAGTACAGGGTGACCCCCTTTTATGGAGGAACATTCACATAGAACAACCATTAAACGAGAAGATCACTGATGACATTCTTTTGCAACTAAGTAATAGAGCTCTAGGTAACCTGCAATGCTTGAGTCTGGTGGAATGCCCAAGAATTACAGACGAGGGTCTGAAGCACGTGCTTGAAAGCAATCCTAGGCTTACGAAA TTGTGTGTTCCAGGATGTACTAGACTCAGTATTGAAGGTGTTGTTAGCAGCTTGAGGGCTTTCAAGTTGACGAGTATCCAAGGAGTGAAACTTCTAAGAATTGGTGGGTTATTCGGGGTGACACAAGAGCATTTTGAAGAGTTGAAGTTCTTACTGGGAAGTGGCTGCAGCCTTAAGCCGCAAAATTCTTATAAGCCACATTTTTATCACAGGGGAAACTTTTATGTGTCTTGTGATGATGAACGTGCTattgatattgaaaaatgTCCTAGATGCGAAAACCTGAGGCTTGTCTATGATTGTCCAGTGGATGGTTGTCAGGGAAAAGAATATGCTGCTCAGGCATGTAGGGCATGCACCCTTTGCATATCACGGTGTATTCAGTGTGGTCGATGCATTAATGAGAACGAGTTTGTGGAAACATTTAGTTTGGAATTGCTCTGCTCAGGTTGCTGGAAGCCATCACTGGAGTGTCGAGAGGAACGGGATTGGAGGGAACAGGAAGACGACTTCTTTCTTCATGGTTAG
- the LOC111805603 gene encoding serine/threonine protein phosphatase 2A 57 kDa regulatory subunit B' theta isoform-like — MIKQIFSKLPRKSSKSGESREHGGSHMAPSTAYASASSRSNDLTSGKAANLVSSFPVDVGQNHGGKANKGVNTKLNGIPTSSYEALPGFREVPSSEKQNLFVKKLNLCCVLFDFSDPTKHLKEKEIKRQTLLEIVDYVTSVNTKFTEAVIQDVIKMVSLNLFRTMSPQPRESKIVEGFDLEEEEPSMDPAWPHLQIVYEFFLRFVASPEMDAKLAKRYIDHSFILKLLDLFDSEDPREREYLKTILHRIYGKFMVHRPFIRKAINNIFYRFIFETEKHNGIAELLEILGSIINGFALPLKEEHKLFLVRALIPLHKPKCLAMYHQQLSYCITQFVEKDCKLADTVIRGLLKYWPVTNSSKEVMFLSELEEVLEATQPPEFQRCMVPLFRQIARCLNSSHFQVAERALFLWNNDHIENLIKENRKVILPIIFPALEKNARSHWNQAVHSLTLNVRKIFYDLDPELLKECLVKFQEDELKENELKAKREATWNRLEELAAKKAASNEAVLVSHKIPTRTASV, encoded by the exons ATGATCAAGCAGATATTTAGTAAGCTTCCCCGAAAATCATCGAAGAGTGGTGAGAGCAGGGAACATGGTGGAAGCCATATGGCCCCTTCTACTGCTTATGCTTCTGCCAGTTCGAGAAGTAATGATTTAACATCTGGCAAGGCAGCAAATTTGGTTTCATCTTTTCCAGTTGATGTGGGGCAAAATCATGGTGGCAAGGCTAATAAAGGTGTGAACACGAAACTCAATGGAATTCCCACTTCTTCATATGAGGCATTGCCTGGGTTTAGGGAAGTTCCAAGCTCTGAAAAACAGAATTTGTTTGTCAAGAAGCTAAATCTATGCTGCGTTTTGTTTGACTTCAGTGACCCAACAAAGCATCTTAAAGAGAAGGAGATCAAACGACAAACTTTGTTGGAGATTGTGGATTATGTAACTTCTGTTAATACTAAATTTACTGAAGCTGTTATTCAGGATGTTATAAAAATGGTgtctctaaatttatttagaacaATGAGTCCTCAACCACGTGAGAGCAAAATTGTGGAAGGTTTTGACTTGGAAGAGGAGGAGCCTTCAATGGATCCTGCATGGCCTCATTTGCAAATTGTGTATGAATTCTTTCTCAGATTTGTGGCCTCTCCTGAGATGGATGCAAAATTGGCTAAGAGATATATTGATCATTCTTTCATTCTGAAGCTGCTGGATCTGTTCGACTCCGAAGATCCTAGAGAAAGAGAATACTTGAAGACAATTCTGCACCGTATCTACGGGAAATTTATGGTACACCGGCCATTTATTAGAAAGGCtataaataacatattttacCGATTTATATTTGAGACTGAAAAGCATAATGGGATTGCTgaacttttagaaattttgggAAGTATCATCAATGGATTTGCTCTCCCGTTGAAAGAAGAGCATAAGTTATTCCTTGTTCGTGCATTGATCCCTTTGCATAAACCAAAATGCCTAGCTATGTACCACCAGCAGTtatcatattgcatcacacaATTTGTAGAGAAAGATTGCAAGCTTGCTGATACAGTCATAAGAGGTCTGTTGAAGTATTGGCCAGTTACAAATAGTTCCAAAGAAGTCATGTTTCTTAGTGAGTTGGAAGAAGTATTAGAAGCAACTCAACCTCCAGAGTTCCAACGCTGCATGGTACCCCTGTTTCGCCAGATCGCTCGATGTCTAAATAGTTCACATTTTCAG GTAGCAGAAAGGGCGCTATTCTTGTGGAATAATGATCATATTGAAAACTTGATCAAGGAAAATCGCAAGGTCATACTGCCCATAATCTTTCCAGCTCTGGAAAAGAATGCCAGGAGTCATTGGAACCAGGCTGTCCATAGCTTGACTTTGAATGTTCGGAAGATATTTTATGATCTTGATCCTGAACTGCTCAAGGAATGCTTAGTCAAGTTTCAGGAAGACgaattgaaggaaaatgagCTGAAAGCAAAACGAGAGGCGACATGGAATCGCTTAGAAGAGCTTGCTGCAAAGAAAGCTGCAAGTAATGAAGCCGTGCTTGTTTCTCATAAAATACCCACTCGGACAGCATCGGTTTAG
- the LOC111805602 gene encoding protein HHL1, chloroplastic-like isoform X1, with the protein MEVAMSLNALVRLPLSNSKLAEDGRVRHSLFSSRTVQKPERRHRHTFVVEAKGKKGMQARRFQKAAPPPLPKIEDDGNPKFVIFIRTADVYLWYPLSLINGGTTAKIMVAAKDNFLGKYIYKDTLARNLAAVIYRDEKEIQKTAFKQFRVLRTATEFRYGYKIVENGNLRSALSTTDVIELPTQDQLKTVLDKVKDFFGDAKESFGKLTAIGSLEGEESDENSEEKAKVKT; encoded by the exons ATGGAGGTCGCCATGTCTCTCAACGCTCTGGTTCGACTTCCCCTTTCGAATTCGAAGCTAGCCGAAGATGGGCGGGTCCGGCACTCGCTCTTCTCGTCGAGGACGGTGCAGAAGCCTGAGCGGAGGCATCGCCACACTTTTGTGGTCGAAGCGAAAGGCAAAAAGGGGATGCAAGCTCGTCGGTTTCAAAAGGCTGCGCCTCCACCGCTACCCAAGATTGAAGACGACGGCAACCCTAAGTTCGTCATCTTCATCCGCACGGCCGAT GTTTATCTATGGTACCCTCTGagtcttataaatggtggcaCAACCGCCAAAATCATGGTTGCAGCAAAAGATAATTTTCTGGggaaatatatctataaagATACTCTGGCTAGGAACCTTGCTGCTGTCATTTACCGT GATGAAAAGGAGATACAGAAGACGGCGTTCAAACAGTTTCGCGTGTTGCGGACAGCGACAGAATTCAGATATGGCTACAAGATTGTC GAAAATGGCAATCTGAGATCCGCACTTTCTACCACAGATGTAATCGAG CTTCCAACTCAAGACCAGCTGAAGACAGTTCTTGATAAAGTTAAGGACTTCTTTGGAGATGCAAAGGAATCATTTGGCAAACTCACTGCAATAGGCTCACTTGAAGGTGAGGAGTCAGATGAGAATTCAGAAGAGAAGGCCAA GGTTAAAACTTGA
- the LOC111805602 gene encoding protein HHL1, chloroplastic-like isoform X2, with translation MEVAMSLNALVRLPLSNSKLAEDGRVRHSLFSSRTVQKPERRHRHTFVVEAKGKKGMQARRFQKAAPPPLPKIEDDGNPKFVIFIRTADVYLWYPLSLINGGTTAKIMVAAKDNFLGKYIYKDTLARNLAAVIYRDEKEIQKTAFKQFRVLRTATEFRYGYKIVENGNLRSALSTTDVIELPTQDQLKTVLDKVKDFFGDAKESFGKLTAIGSLEGEESDENSEEKAK, from the exons ATGGAGGTCGCCATGTCTCTCAACGCTCTGGTTCGACTTCCCCTTTCGAATTCGAAGCTAGCCGAAGATGGGCGGGTCCGGCACTCGCTCTTCTCGTCGAGGACGGTGCAGAAGCCTGAGCGGAGGCATCGCCACACTTTTGTGGTCGAAGCGAAAGGCAAAAAGGGGATGCAAGCTCGTCGGTTTCAAAAGGCTGCGCCTCCACCGCTACCCAAGATTGAAGACGACGGCAACCCTAAGTTCGTCATCTTCATCCGCACGGCCGAT GTTTATCTATGGTACCCTCTGagtcttataaatggtggcaCAACCGCCAAAATCATGGTTGCAGCAAAAGATAATTTTCTGGggaaatatatctataaagATACTCTGGCTAGGAACCTTGCTGCTGTCATTTACCGT GATGAAAAGGAGATACAGAAGACGGCGTTCAAACAGTTTCGCGTGTTGCGGACAGCGACAGAATTCAGATATGGCTACAAGATTGTC GAAAATGGCAATCTGAGATCCGCACTTTCTACCACAGATGTAATCGAG CTTCCAACTCAAGACCAGCTGAAGACAGTTCTTGATAAAGTTAAGGACTTCTTTGGAGATGCAAAGGAATCATTTGGCAAACTCACTGCAATAGGCTCACTTGAAGGTGAGGAGTCAGATGAGAATTCAGAAGAGAAGGCCAAGTGA
- the LOC111805736 gene encoding probable thimet oligopeptidase codes for MTEIEGNSEKMDKRKSRSQLLVFTGGAALLAVAVNLVIVAISNRKKKKEFPGFELRVNLSASEILNLADRIIAKSKKVHDAVASVPPNKVTYSNVISPLADLEAEQFPQVQSCVFPKLISTSDDVRKASAEAERRIDAHVQMCSKREDVYRVVKAFSTSGEQTSAEQKCFIQCLVRDFERNGLNLTSSKREELLRLRVQIEELSLRYIQNLNDDGTFIPLSEAELDGLPKEFFESLDKNENGQFKVTMRSHHTAAILEHCKVGTTRRMVAMTYGKRCGEVNLSILENLVHLRHKFARLQGYSNYADYAVHYRMARSSAKVFEFLESISDSLTDVAAKELASLKDLKKQEEGESPFGIEDLLYYVKKVEDQEFNLDFVTLKQYFPVSLVLSGIFKIMQDLFGLWFEEVIDAEVWHGDVKLYLVFDLNSGELIGYFFLDLYTREGKYIHTCVVALQNSALLSNGTRQIPVALLISQLQKDVDGHAGLMRFTEVVNLFHEFGHVVQHICNHASFTRISGLRVDPDFVEIPAQILENWCYESVSLKLLSGFHQDITVPIKDEVCESLKKWRHSFSALKLKQEVLYCLFDQIIHCAENVDIIELFKHLHSKVMLGLPMLEGSNPASCFPCSAIGFEAACYSRVWSEVFAADIFVSKFRGDLLNQHIGLQFRNKVLAPGGAKEPIDVLSDFLGREPSIQAFIDSKAEHSL; via the exons atgacagagattgaaggaaacaGTGAGAAAATGGACAAACGGAAGAGCAGAAGTCAGCTGCTAGTGTTCACGGGAGGCGCTGCTCTTCTCGCCGTCGCGGTGAACCTTGTAATTGTTGCCATCAGCAatcggaagaagaagaaag AGTTTCCAGGATTTGAGCTACGCGTCAACCTTTCGGCATCCGAGATTCTGAATTTAGCAGACAGAATTATTGCGAAGTCGAAGAAGGTTCACGATGCTGTTGCTTCGGTTCCTCCTAACAAG GTTACATATTCGAATGTAATTTCTCCACTGGCTGATTTGGAGGCTGAACAATTTCCACAAGTACAATCATGCGTGTTTCCGAAACTAATATCGACTTCAGATGATGTTCGCAAGGCAAGTGCTGAAGCAGAGCGGAGAATAGATGCTCATGTTCAGATGTGCAG CAAACGTGAAGATGTGTATCGTGTTGTCAAAGCCTTTTCTACTAGTGGGGAGCAGACAAGTGCTGAACAGAAGTGTTTTATCCAATGCTTG GTTAGAGACTTTGAGCGGAATGGCTTAAACCTTACTTCATCAAAGAGGGAGGAATTGCTGCGATTGAGGGTGCAAATTGAAGAGCTAAGCCTGCGATATATTCAGAATCTGAACGATGATGGTACATTCATACCTCTTAGTGAGGCTGAATTGGATGGTTTACCAAAAGAATTTTTTGAG AGtcttgataaaaatgaaaatggtcAGTTTAAGGTGACCATGCGAAGCCATCACACTGCGGCAATATTAGAACATTGCAAG GTAGGCACGACACGAAGGATGGTGGCAATGACATATGGAAAGAGGTGCGGGGAAGTGAATCTTTCTATTCTAGAAAATTTG GTTCATCTGCGCCACAAGTTTGCTCGCTTACAAGGCTATTCAAACTACGCAGACTATGCTGTTCATTATAGAATGGCAAGGTCATCCGCTAAG GTATTTGAATTCTTGGAGAGCATCTCTGACAGTCTAACAGATGTGGCTGCCAAGGAGCTGGCCAGCTTGAAGGACCTAAAG AAGCAAGAGGAAGGAGAGAGTCCGTTTGGCATTGAggatttattatattatgtcAAGAAGGTAGAAGATCAAGAATTCAACCTGGACTTTGTGACTCTGAAGCAATACTTTCCAGTCTCTTTGGTTTTATCTGGGATCTTCAAGATAATGCAAGACCTTTTCG GTTTATGGTTTGAAGAAGTGATAGATGCCGAGGTTTGGCATGGCGACGTTAAGTTATACTTAGTTTTTGATCTCAACTCTGGTGAACTAATTGGTTACTTCTTCCTTGATCTTTACACAAG GGAGGGAAAGTACATTCACACATGTGTGGTGGCCCTTCAAAACAGTGCATTGCTATCCAATGGTACACGGCAG ATACCGGTGGCATTATTGATATCTCAATTACAGAAGGATGTTGATGGTCATGCTGGGTTGATGCGATTCACTGAAGTGGTTAATCTTTTCCACGAGTTTGGCCATGTG GTTCAACATATTTGCAATCATGCATCATTTACTAGGATCTCAGGGCTGCGTGTTGATCCTGACTTTGTCGAGATCCCTGCTCAGATTCTAGAAAACTG GTGCTATGAAAGTGTTTCTTTGAAGTTGTTATCTGGTTTCCATCAG GATATTACAGTGCCTATCAAGGATGAAGTATGTGAATCACTGAAAAAATGGCGACATTCTTTTTCTGCGCTGAAGTTGAAGCAAGAAGTTCTTTATT GTCTTTTTGATCAAATTATACACTGTGCTGAAAATGTCGACATCATTGAATTATTCAAGCATCTCCACTCAAAG GTAATGCTAGGTTTGCCCATGCTTGAAGGCAGCAATCCTGCTTCATGCTTTCCATGTAGTGCTATTGGCTTTGAAGCTGCCTGCTACAGTCGTGTATGGAGTGAG GTTTTCGCGGCTGATATTTTTGTCTCAAAGTTTCGCGGTGATCTTTTGAACCAACATATTGGTTTGCAGTTCAGAAACAAG GTATTGGCTCCGGGAGGTGCAAAAGAACCAATTGATGTTCTATCCGACTTTCTTGGGAGAGAACCATCAATTCAAGCTTTTATTGACTCCAAGGCTGAACATAGCTTGTGA
- the LOC111805601 gene encoding protein WVD2-like 7, with amino-acid sequence MECSNMGESACLRRSFSHPSDASREPKEGDPIRALGESISFGRFMSESLAWEKWSAFSHNRYQEELEKLSKPGSVAQKKAYFEAHYKRKAAQKAAAELEDTNTMVTTNQVETVESAPLTLNNQVIETTEPQNFVQTAEFVSPVDSHEFMNEEIMVETVTDKVEEVLDQNNSMETDPNIENDNQNEKDDDHRKIAVAEDEKTPAENQAAEKESMSSGGSLKRLRNYSSKLLTRSWSSKPQASPAKQATTSSLQSIHRDGNATPKSKKHVGNIVRNLNTKSVHMSMHFKSFPKEIAKTSPELPQIGRKRTHMSSLAASKEASAPPRKFVSRVAASVNGLLKQPLIKPPFENKRCLKSSNAGGTVSKERPPLICSPFSFRSEERVAKRREFFQRLEEKANSKETVQKQPQTRCQERKKNDVTKLRQTINFEAKATQDSNQGSKLPADQINKIPVTRPRSPKLGKKTASSSTVQNISSLPPKRPSVTSNDSKNVMRKRYESTTQSVTSLGKKMNGCENFSPNIQS; translated from the exons atGGAGTGCAGCAACATGGGTGAATCGGCTTGTCTACGCAGATCCTTCTCTCATCCTTCCGATGCTTCGCGGGAGCCAAAAGAG GGAGATCCTATTCGAGCTCTTGGAGAATCCATTTCGTTTGGAAGGTTTATGTCGGAGTCTCTTGCTTGGGAGAAATGGTCTGCATTTTCTCATAACCGCTACCAGgaagaattagaaaaattatccAAACCAGGTTCTGTTGCTCAGAAGAAGGCGTATTTTGAAGCTCACTACAAGAGGAAAGCTGCACAAAAAGCAGCAGCTGAGCTTGAGGACACAAACACTATGGTGACGACGAATCAAGTCGAAACCGTGGAGTCTGCGCCATTGACACTGAACAACCAAGTGATTGAAACTACTGAACCACAGAATTTTGTCCAGACGGCTGAATTTGTATCTCCCGTTGATTCACATGAATTTATGAATGAGGAGATTATGGTGGAAACAGTAACAGACAAGGTGGAAGAAGTTCTTGACCAGAACAATTCCATGGAGACTGATCCTAATATCGAGAACGACAACCAGAATGAGAAGGATGACGACCACAGGAAAATCGCGGTCGCTGAAGATGAGAAAACACCGGCGGAAAAC CAAGCTGCTGAAAAGGAGAGTATGTCTTCAGGGGGAAGCTTGAAAAGATTAAGGAATTACTCCTCTAAATTACTAACTCGAAGTTGGTCATCAAAGCCTCAAGCCTCTCCTGCCAAACAAGCTACAACCTCTAGTCTGCAATCCATACACAGGGATGGTAATGCCACTCCAAAGAGTAAGAAACATGTCGGCAATATTGTCAGGAATCTGAATACGAAATCCGTCCACATGTCGATGCACTTTAAGTCCTTTCCGAAAGAAATAGCTAAAACAAGTCCTGAACTTCCACAAATTGGAAGAAAGAGAACTCATATGAGTTCACTTGCAGCATCCAAAGAGGCTTCAGCTCCTCCTCGGAAGTTTGTCAGTAGGGTAGCG GCATCTGTTAATGGATTGCTAAAGCAACCTTTGATCAAGCCcccatttgaaaataaaag ATGCTTGAAGTCTTCAAATGCAGGAGGAACCGTAAGCAAAGAACGGCCGCCTCTTATATGCTCTCCTTTCAGCTTCAGGAGTGAAGAAAGAGTGGCAAAACGGAGAGAG TTCTTTCAAAGGCTTGAAGAGAAAGCTAATTCCAAAGAGACGGTGCAAAAGCAACCGCAAACAAGATGTCAG gaaagaaagaagaacgacGTTACTAAATTACGTCaaaccataaattttgaagCCAAGGCAACTCAAGATTCTAACCAGGGATCAAAGTTGCCTGCTGATCAAATTAATAAG ATACCTGTCACGAGACCTCGATCGCCGAAACTTGGGAAGAAGACAGCAAGCAGCAGCACGGTACAGAATATAAGCTCTCTGCCTCCGAAGAGGCCATCGGTCACTTCCAATGATTCCAAGAACGTCATGAGAAAGAGGTACGAAAGCACCACTCAATCAGTCACTTCtcttgggaagaaaatgaatggcTGTGAAAATTTTTCTCCAAATATCCAGAGCTGA